Proteins encoded by one window of Nocardia goodfellowii:
- a CDS encoding TerD family protein: MGVSLSKGGNVSLSKAAPGLTKVAVGLGWDVRTTTGTDFDLDASAIATGADKKVVSDQHFVFFNNLKSPEGAIEHAGDNKTGEGEGDDEVINVDLAGTPPTIESIFFPVSIYDAETRQQSFGQVRNAYIRVVNRDNGEELARYDLSEDASTETAMVFGELYRNGAEWKFRAIGQGYAAGLAGIARDYGVNV, encoded by the coding sequence ATGGGTGTCAGTTTGTCCAAGGGCGGAAATGTCTCGCTGAGCAAGGCGGCGCCTGGCCTCACCAAGGTGGCCGTCGGCCTCGGATGGGATGTTCGGACCACCACCGGCACCGACTTCGACCTCGACGCCAGCGCCATCGCGACCGGCGCCGACAAGAAGGTCGTCTCGGACCAGCACTTCGTGTTCTTCAACAACCTGAAGTCTCCCGAGGGCGCGATCGAGCACGCGGGTGACAACAAGACCGGTGAAGGTGAGGGCGACGACGAGGTCATCAACGTCGACCTGGCCGGCACCCCGCCGACCATCGAGTCCATCTTCTTCCCGGTCTCGATCTACGACGCCGAGACTCGGCAGCAGTCGTTCGGCCAGGTCCGCAACGCCTACATCCGCGTCGTGAACCGCGACAACGGTGAAGAGCTGGCCCGCTACGACCTCTCCGAGGATGCCTCCACCGAGACCGCCATGGTCTTCGGTGAGCTGTACCGCAACGGCGCCGAGTGGAAGTTCCGCGCCATCGGTCAGGGCTACGCCGCCGGCCTGGCCGGTATCGCTCGCGACTACGGCGTCAACGTCTAA